One stretch of Nesterenkonia halotolerans DNA includes these proteins:
- a CDS encoding BglG family transcription antiterminator, with translation MSKRQEQLIQLLLREPGWITAGSLADLLGVTPRSVRSYIAQINARAEPDPHAVESGPLGYRADRAALAALRSESARTSTRDRLHGLVHELMEARNGVDLRRTAERLYVSEATVEADLVRVRELISGTGVTVQRSGSRALLTGDELAQRRLVSKLAHDEMERGSFDGEGLRRAAGLGSLEAESFGPFKRALAAQLAEQGYYVNEFASTDVVLHVAIAADRVSHGHPLEGTHLEPSAQQQRLAGVIGALSSEHFGVSLGQGDLQHLASLVLTRVVASDGSAGTEVPLDAEVERAVIRAVGHAAEEYLVDIAHADFIRRLSLHVQNLVHRAREQAWSRNPLTKSLKATYPMIFQVAVSIASDIAEQLNVSIREDEIAYIAMHVGGRLERSRRAETALTATIVCPGYYELHDLLRSRLDESLGPGIEVTAVETRVDPDWSAMTTDLVLTTIEPPVPDERTVQLAPFVTEADMARIAAVASKRRRARRLTRLRGELERYLSPEAFIRPLRAKDEEDAIHQLSAPLIARGIIDEDYVRGTIERERLSSTAFTESLAVPHALSMTARRTALSIGIAEGSIRWGGGRIQVVALAAFSESERDAFQTIFEQLVEVLSERESLQRLLRRGTEFGRFLDELVAVVDG, from the coding sequence ATGAGCAAGCGTCAGGAGCAGCTGATCCAGCTGCTTCTTCGCGAGCCCGGCTGGATCACCGCGGGTTCGCTGGCCGATCTTCTCGGGGTCACCCCGCGCAGCGTCCGCTCCTATATCGCCCAGATCAATGCCCGGGCCGAACCGGATCCGCACGCCGTCGAATCCGGGCCGTTGGGCTACCGGGCCGACCGCGCGGCGCTGGCGGCACTGCGCAGTGAATCGGCCCGCACCTCCACGCGAGACCGACTCCACGGGTTGGTGCACGAACTGATGGAGGCGCGCAACGGCGTCGACCTGCGCCGGACGGCGGAGCGGCTCTACGTCTCAGAGGCCACAGTCGAGGCTGACCTGGTGCGGGTGCGCGAGCTGATCTCCGGCACCGGCGTCACGGTGCAGCGCTCGGGGTCCCGTGCGCTGCTCACCGGGGATGAACTGGCCCAGCGTCGGCTGGTCTCCAAGCTTGCCCACGATGAGATGGAGCGCGGCTCCTTCGACGGCGAGGGCCTGCGCCGTGCCGCGGGCCTGGGCTCCCTGGAGGCTGAGTCTTTCGGCCCCTTCAAGCGGGCACTCGCCGCGCAGCTGGCCGAACAGGGCTACTACGTCAACGAGTTCGCCTCCACCGATGTGGTCCTGCATGTGGCCATCGCGGCTGATCGAGTCAGCCACGGGCATCCGCTGGAGGGCACCCATCTGGAGCCCAGCGCGCAGCAGCAGCGGCTGGCCGGGGTGATCGGCGCACTCTCCTCGGAACACTTCGGGGTTTCGCTGGGCCAGGGGGACCTGCAGCATCTGGCCTCCCTGGTGCTCACCCGGGTGGTGGCCTCCGACGGCAGCGCCGGCACCGAGGTGCCGCTGGACGCCGAGGTGGAGCGGGCGGTGATCCGCGCCGTCGGACATGCCGCCGAGGAGTACCTGGTGGACATCGCGCATGCTGATTTCATCCGCCGGCTGAGCCTGCACGTGCAGAACCTGGTCCACCGGGCTCGGGAGCAGGCCTGGTCCCGCAACCCGCTGACCAAGTCACTGAAGGCGACCTACCCGATGATCTTCCAGGTGGCGGTCTCCATCGCCAGTGACATCGCCGAACAGCTGAACGTCAGCATCCGCGAGGACGAGATCGCCTATATCGCGATGCATGTCGGCGGACGGCTGGAACGCAGCCGTCGGGCGGAGACGGCGCTGACCGCGACCATCGTGTGCCCGGGGTACTACGAGCTCCATGATCTGCTGCGCTCACGGCTCGATGAGTCGCTCGGCCCGGGGATCGAGGTCACCGCCGTGGAGACCCGAGTGGATCCGGACTGGTCGGCCATGACCACGGACCTGGTGCTCACGACCATCGAGCCCCCGGTGCCCGACGAGCGCACCGTGCAGCTCGCACCCTTCGTGACCGAGGCCGATATGGCGCGCATCGCCGCCGTTGCTTCGAAGCGCCGTCGCGCCCGGCGACTGACCCGGCTGCGCGGAGAGCTCGAGCGCTACCTGAGCCCCGAAGCCTTCATCCGGCCATTGCGAGCCAAGGATGAGGAGGATGCCATCCACCAGCTCAGCGCACCGCTGATCGCCCGCGGAATCATCGATGAGGATTACGTGCGCGGCACCATCGAGCGTGAGCGACTCTCCTCCACCGCGTTCACCGAGTCGCTGGCCGTGCCGCACGCGCTGAGCATGACCGCCCGGCGCACGGCCCTCTCGATCGGGATCGCTGAGGGGTCCATCCGCTGGGGCGGGGGGCGCATCCAGGTGGTGGCCCTGGCTGCCTTCTCAGAATCCGAGCGCGACGCCTTCCAGACCATCTTCGAGCAGCTCGTCGAGGTGCTCAGCGAGCGCGAGTCGCTGCAGCGGCTGCTCCGCCGCGGGACCGAGTTCGGCCGGTTCCTCGACGAGCTGGTCGCCGTCGTCGACGGCTGA
- a CDS encoding PTS sugar transporter subunit IIB: protein MEILVVCGAGASSTFVAQRVQQAMRRSGVPYMVRAGNQASLLHDLDSADMILLGPPLAGSLEDIRGLTAPAGTVVELLPADIYSDLQGTSALALILEAFPMPDAAAAASTRKGLS, encoded by the coding sequence ATGGAGATCCTGGTGGTATGTGGGGCTGGCGCGTCCAGCACCTTCGTGGCGCAGCGCGTGCAGCAGGCCATGCGCCGAAGCGGCGTGCCCTATATGGTGCGCGCTGGCAACCAGGCCTCGCTGCTGCATGACCTCGACTCCGCGGACATGATCCTCCTGGGCCCACCACTGGCGGGCTCGCTCGAGGACATCCGTGGACTCACTGCGCCGGCCGGCACAGTGGTGGAGCTTCTTCCCGCCGACATCTATTCGGACCTTCAGGGCACCAGTGCGCTTGCACTGATCCTAGAGGCTTTTCCCATGCCCGACGCGGCGGCCGCCGCTTCAACTCGAAAGGGACTCTCATGA
- a CDS encoding HPr family phosphocarrier protein, with protein MSSTRTVTVASSQGLHARPAKLFVEAAQSAGSDVTIAKGEKSVNAASILGVLSLGVEKGDEVLLTAEGENEEQTLDSLETFLKTDHDEAS; from the coding sequence ATGAGCTCTACTCGCACCGTCACCGTCGCCTCCTCCCAGGGCCTGCATGCCCGCCCCGCCAAGCTCTTTGTGGAGGCCGCCCAGTCCGCCGGCTCCGACGTGACGATCGCCAAGGGTGAGAAGTCCGTCAACGCCGCCAGCATCCTGGGTGTGCTCTCCCTCGGAGTGGAGAAGGGCGACGAGGTCCTGCTCACGGCCGAGGGCGAGAACGAGGAGCAGACCCTGGACAGCCTGGAGACCTTCCTGAAGACCGACCACGACGAGGCCTCCTGA
- the ptsP gene encoding phosphoenolpyruvate--protein phosphotransferase — MSELSGIGIGRGIATGPVARMSPPPPAPEDRASELSLEDETQRVKEAVAAVAAELDERGRAVGGTAKDVLEAQAMMAQDPTLEESVQTRLKAGKTGEFAVHEAFAEFRETLEQLGGYLGERASDLSDVAQRVIASLRGLPAPGIPDPGHPFILVAEDLAPADTALLDLDQVQALITIQGGPTSHTAILARENSITAIVGVAEAAELTEGEQVIVDAVAGTVFTEPTEEQISDAESRRAAREAEAAAPLTPGALADGTSVPLLANLGSPKGTAEAVELGAEGVGLFRTEFLFLSADEAPSVEEQRESYQQLLEAFPGKKVVVRALDAGADKPLSFLNDQPEENPALGLRGLRALMANEAILKDQLTALAQAQENTEADLWVMAPMVSTVEEAEEFTALAKKHGLATAGVMVEVPSIALMADELMPRTDFASIGTNDLTQYTMAADRLLGSVATLQDPWHPAVLRLIRQVGAAGIDSGKPVGVCGEAAADPLLAVVLVGLGVNTLSMAPAALADVRAELKLHTLEQAKSIAEAALTAATAAQARESALKAAQQS; from the coding sequence ATGTCAGAACTCTCCGGCATCGGGATCGGAAGGGGCATCGCCACCGGACCGGTGGCCCGGATGTCCCCGCCGCCGCCTGCGCCTGAGGACCGCGCCTCGGAGCTGAGCCTCGAAGACGAGACCCAGCGCGTGAAGGAAGCAGTGGCAGCCGTCGCGGCGGAGCTCGACGAGCGCGGACGCGCCGTCGGCGGCACCGCCAAGGACGTGCTGGAGGCCCAGGCCATGATGGCCCAGGACCCTACGCTGGAAGAGTCGGTCCAGACCCGGCTGAAGGCCGGAAAGACCGGAGAATTCGCGGTCCACGAGGCGTTCGCCGAGTTCCGCGAGACGCTGGAGCAGCTCGGAGGCTACCTGGGGGAGCGCGCCTCGGACCTCTCCGATGTGGCCCAGCGCGTCATCGCCAGCCTCCGTGGACTGCCTGCACCGGGAATCCCGGACCCCGGGCACCCCTTCATCCTGGTCGCCGAGGACCTCGCTCCGGCCGACACCGCACTGCTGGACCTCGATCAGGTCCAGGCACTGATCACCATCCAGGGCGGGCCGACCTCGCACACGGCGATCCTCGCCCGGGAGAACTCCATCACCGCGATCGTCGGCGTCGCCGAGGCGGCCGAGCTCACCGAGGGTGAGCAGGTGATCGTCGACGCGGTGGCCGGCACGGTCTTCACCGAGCCGACCGAGGAGCAGATCAGCGACGCCGAATCGCGCCGGGCGGCACGTGAGGCTGAGGCAGCGGCTCCGCTGACTCCCGGCGCGCTCGCCGATGGCACCTCCGTGCCGCTGCTGGCCAACCTGGGATCCCCCAAGGGCACCGCCGAAGCGGTGGAGCTGGGCGCCGAGGGCGTGGGACTCTTCCGCACCGAGTTCCTCTTCCTCAGCGCCGACGAGGCGCCCTCGGTCGAGGAACAGCGCGAGTCCTACCAGCAGCTGCTCGAGGCCTTCCCCGGGAAGAAGGTGGTGGTCCGGGCACTTGATGCCGGGGCCGACAAGCCGCTGAGCTTCCTCAACGACCAGCCCGAGGAGAACCCCGCGCTGGGTCTGCGCGGGCTGCGTGCGCTGATGGCCAATGAGGCGATCCTCAAGGATCAGCTCACCGCTCTGGCACAGGCGCAGGAGAACACCGAGGCAGACCTGTGGGTCATGGCTCCGATGGTCTCCACTGTGGAAGAGGCCGAGGAGTTCACCGCCCTGGCCAAGAAGCATGGGCTTGCCACTGCGGGAGTCATGGTGGAGGTTCCCTCCATCGCGCTCATGGCCGATGAGCTCATGCCGCGCACCGACTTCGCCTCCATTGGCACCAATGACCTGACCCAGTACACGATGGCCGCGGACCGCCTGCTCGGCTCCGTCGCCACCCTGCAGGACCCCTGGCACCCCGCGGTGCTGCGGCTCATCCGTCAGGTCGGCGCGGCGGGCATCGACTCCGGCAAGCCGGTCGGAGTCTGCGGCGAGGCGGCGGCGGACCCGCTGCTCGCCGTCGTGCTGGTCGGTCTCGGCGTGAACACGCTGTCCATGGCTCCGGCCGCGCTCGCAGATGTGCGGGCAGAGCTGAAGCTGCACACCCTCGAACAGGCCAAGAGCATCGCCGAGGCGGCGCTCACGGCCGCCACCGCGGCCCAGGCGCGCGAATCAGCGCTCAAGGCCGCACAACAATCCTGA
- a CDS encoding PTS mannitol transporter subunit IICBA, whose protein sequence is MTTVSSETRDKGGARVVVQKFGSFLSGMIMPIIPALIAWGIVTAVVVNIAEFSSGWAPAEALSETVGPMIHYLLPILIAVQGGMMVYQMRGAVVGAVATFGTIVGSDWMLGDDGEIHMFIGAMIMGPLAAWLMKKLDALWEGKVKAGFEMLVNMFSAGILGFVMIVVGFFVLAPPINWLMEVLGNAVRFLVDTGLLPLTSIIIEPAKVFFLNNAINHGVLTPLGINEASGESGQSILFLLEANPGPGLGILLAFSIFGVGAAKATAPGAAIIQFFGGIHEVYFPYVLMKPALLLAVIAGGATGVGTNMVFDAGLRAPAAPGSIIAVFLQAPTSSYIGVALSVILSAGVTFAVAAVILLSSRKRDLEANEDKFSAAVKKTESNKGKSSSHLANLSAATKAPAQKITNIIFACDAGMGSSAMGASVLRKKIKNAGIDGVTVTNKAIAALPGNADLVITQQQLTDRARSQEPQAVHVSVDSFMNAPEYDDVVALVRESEAKQDGSAPEGGSAQDGSSPASTPGGRSQPAGSAAAGGVATDTRVRSDSQILTLAQVRIHSGSASQDEALSEAAEILGSAGAVTEDYLAAMKDREATVSTYMGNELAIPHGTNDAKSAVKASALSVTRYDGGVDWSGEKVTFVVGIAGVGDEHLEILSKIAELFADESEVARLKQASSEEELLEMLSAVNKG, encoded by the coding sequence ATGACAACGGTGTCATCTGAGACGAGGGATAAGGGCGGCGCGCGCGTTGTCGTCCAGAAATTCGGCTCATTCCTATCGGGCATGATCATGCCCATCATCCCCGCGCTCATCGCGTGGGGCATCGTGACAGCAGTCGTGGTGAACATCGCAGAGTTCTCCAGCGGCTGGGCTCCCGCCGAGGCGCTCTCCGAGACTGTCGGACCGATGATCCACTACCTGCTGCCCATCCTGATCGCCGTCCAGGGCGGCATGATGGTCTACCAGATGCGCGGTGCCGTCGTCGGTGCCGTCGCGACCTTCGGCACCATCGTGGGCTCCGACTGGATGCTCGGCGACGATGGTGAGATCCACATGTTCATCGGTGCGATGATCATGGGCCCGCTGGCCGCCTGGCTGATGAAGAAGCTCGACGCCCTCTGGGAGGGCAAGGTCAAGGCCGGCTTCGAGATGCTGGTCAACATGTTCTCGGCCGGCATCCTCGGGTTCGTCATGATCGTCGTCGGGTTCTTCGTGCTCGCACCGCCGATCAACTGGCTCATGGAGGTCCTCGGCAACGCCGTGCGCTTCCTGGTGGACACCGGGCTGCTTCCGCTGACCTCGATCATCATTGAACCGGCGAAGGTCTTCTTCCTGAACAACGCCATCAACCATGGCGTGCTGACCCCGCTGGGCATCAACGAGGCCTCCGGCGAATCCGGACAGTCCATCCTGTTCCTGCTCGAGGCCAACCCCGGCCCGGGTCTGGGCATCCTGCTCGCCTTCTCCATCTTCGGAGTGGGCGCGGCCAAGGCTACCGCCCCGGGTGCAGCCATCATCCAGTTCTTCGGCGGCATCCACGAGGTCTACTTCCCCTACGTGCTCATGAAGCCAGCACTGCTTCTGGCGGTCATCGCCGGCGGCGCCACCGGTGTGGGTACGAACATGGTCTTCGACGCGGGTCTCCGCGCACCGGCCGCACCAGGCTCCATCATCGCGGTCTTCCTGCAGGCGCCCACCTCCAGCTACATCGGTGTCGCCCTCTCGGTGATCCTCTCGGCCGGTGTCACCTTCGCAGTGGCAGCAGTCATCCTGCTCTCCAGCCGCAAGCGTGACCTCGAGGCCAATGAGGATAAGTTCTCAGCCGCAGTGAAGAAGACCGAGTCCAACAAGGGCAAGTCCTCCTCGCACCTGGCGAACCTCTCCGCGGCCACTAAGGCGCCGGCACAGAAGATCACCAACATCATCTTCGCCTGCGACGCCGGCATGGGCTCCTCAGCAATGGGAGCCTCAGTGCTGCGCAAGAAGATCAAGAACGCCGGGATCGACGGGGTGACCGTGACCAACAAGGCCATCGCTGCCCTCCCCGGCAACGCTGACCTGGTGATCACCCAGCAGCAGCTGACCGATCGCGCCAGGAGCCAGGAGCCGCAGGCGGTGCATGTCTCCGTGGACAGCTTCATGAACGCCCCAGAGTACGACGACGTCGTCGCTCTGGTCCGCGAGAGTGAAGCCAAGCAGGACGGCTCAGCACCTGAGGGCGGTTCCGCTCAGGATGGCTCATCCCCGGCCTCGACCCCAGGGGGTCGGTCCCAGCCCGCGGGCTCGGCTGCGGCCGGCGGCGTGGCCACGGACACCCGAGTCCGCAGCGACTCGCAGATCCTCACGCTGGCTCAGGTGCGGATCCACTCCGGCTCCGCCTCCCAGGACGAGGCGCTAAGCGAGGCCGCTGAGATCCTCGGCTCTGCAGGAGCGGTCACCGAGGACTACCTCGCGGCCATGAAGGATCGCGAGGCCACGGTCTCCACCTATATGGGCAACGAGCTGGCAATCCCGCACGGCACCAATGACGCGAAGTCGGCCGTCAAGGCCTCGGCGCTCTCGGTCACCCGCTATGACGGCGGAGTGGACTGGTCCGGCGAGAAGGTCACCTTCGTGGTCGGCATCGCCGGTGTCGGCGACGAGCACCTGGAGATCCTTTCGAAGATCGCCGAGCTCTTCGCTGACGAGTCCGAGGTGGCACGCCTCAAGCAGGCTTCCTCCGAGGAAGAGCTGCTGGAGATGCTCTCGGCCGTCAACAAGGGCTGA
- a CDS encoding mannitol-1-phosphate 5-dehydrogenase, which produces MKAVHFGAGNIGRGFVGTLLHEGGYDLVFSDVAAPLVDALSAAESYTVHEVGEGGQDRVVSNFSAVNSAEDPAAVAEEISSADVVTTAVGPTILKFIAPHIVAGLRLRPDQSAPLQVMACENALGATDTLRGHMQELAGDQWPVLAARAVFANTAVDRIVPGQPEGAGVDVTVEPFYEWAIESGPFAGERPNIPGAHFVEDLGPFIERKLFTVNTGHATAAYLGAAAGRQKIAEALADDEVFAGVSATLEETSALLVAKHGFEVEDMAAYRRTILERFRNPELPDTVQRVGRQPLRKLSRHERLIGPAVEAAERGLSVDGLLSTVEAALAFSSDEDEQTQQMQKMLRELDAAAFTTEVTGLQPGDPLFDRVQQIVAARQS; this is translated from the coding sequence ATGAAGGCCGTCCATTTCGGCGCTGGCAATATCGGTCGCGGTTTCGTCGGAACCCTGCTGCATGAGGGCGGCTATGACCTCGTCTTCTCCGACGTCGCAGCACCCCTGGTCGACGCCCTCTCCGCCGCGGAGAGCTATACCGTCCATGAGGTCGGCGAGGGCGGCCAGGACCGCGTGGTCAGCAACTTCAGCGCCGTCAACAGCGCTGAGGATCCCGCCGCAGTCGCCGAAGAGATCTCCTCAGCCGACGTGGTGACCACGGCCGTGGGCCCCACCATCTTGAAGTTCATCGCCCCGCACATCGTGGCCGGTCTGCGGCTGCGCCCCGATCAGTCAGCCCCGCTGCAGGTGATGGCCTGTGAGAACGCACTGGGCGCCACCGACACCCTGCGGGGACATATGCAGGAACTGGCCGGTGATCAGTGGCCGGTGCTCGCCGCTCGCGCGGTCTTCGCCAACACGGCGGTGGATCGGATCGTCCCCGGTCAGCCCGAGGGTGCCGGAGTCGACGTGACCGTGGAGCCCTTCTACGAGTGGGCGATCGAGTCCGGACCCTTCGCGGGGGAGCGGCCCAACATCCCGGGTGCCCACTTCGTCGAGGACCTGGGCCCCTTCATCGAGCGCAAGCTCTTCACCGTGAACACCGGGCATGCCACCGCGGCCTACCTGGGCGCAGCTGCGGGCAGGCAGAAGATCGCCGAGGCACTCGCCGACGACGAGGTCTTCGCCGGGGTCAGCGCCACGCTGGAAGAGACCTCGGCGCTGCTCGTGGCCAAGCATGGCTTCGAGGTCGAGGATATGGCCGCCTACCGCCGGACCATCCTCGAGCGGTTCCGCAACCCGGAGCTTCCCGACACCGTCCAGCGGGTGGGGCGTCAGCCGCTGCGCAAGCTCTCCCGCCACGAACGGCTCATCGGCCCGGCCGTCGAGGCGGCGGAACGCGGTCTCAGTGTGGACGGCCTGCTCTCCACAGTGGAGGCCGCGCTGGCGTTCAGCTCTGATGAGGACGAGCAGACCCAGCAGATGCAGAAGATGCTGCGCGAGCTCGACGCCGCCGCCTTCACCACCGAGGTGACCGGACTCCAGCCGGGAGATCCGCTCTTCGACCGGGTGCAGCAGATCGTCGCAGCCCGGCAGAGCTAG
- a CDS encoding acetyl/propionyl/methylcrotonyl-CoA carboxylase subunit alpha — MTDFTKVLIANRGEIAVRVIRAAQDEGLAAVAVYADPDRDAVHVHMADEAYALGGATAAESYLSIPKILAAARSTGADAIHPGYGFLSENAEFAQAVIGAGLTWIGPSPKAIETLGDKVSARQIAEKVGAPLAPGTKEPVKDAKEVMRFAEKQGLPLAIKAAYGGGGRGIKVVREHDEIAELYESAVREAVSAFGRGECFIERFLDSPRHVETQCLADEHGNVVVVSTRDCSLQRRNQKLVEEAPAPFLSKAQTRQLYRSSKAILREAGYVGAGTCEFLIGQDGTISFLEVNTRLQVEHPVSEEVTGIDLVREQFRIARGERLGYEDPEIRGHSIEFRINGEDPGRNFMPAPGTLETFDLPTGPGVRVDSGVRAGETISGAFDSMIAKVIVTGATREQALRRSRRALKEMKVEGMPTVLPFHRAVLEDEAFAPELAVGSPSSAGTGTSAAAAAPALDRFGRRRTAPAETFGVHTRWIETEFHNTIEPYNALMAHPPHEQAGARESVVLEVNGKRVTVNLPAALAAGKLGGKPAGATKRRKMRSSGAAAVSGDDLTSPMQGTIVKVAAKDGAKVSEGDLVLVLEAMKMEQPITAHKAGRLKGLKAKAGSTVSAGEVVASIVD; from the coding sequence ATGACCGACTTCACCAAGGTCCTGATCGCCAACCGCGGCGAGATCGCCGTGCGCGTGATCCGTGCCGCCCAGGATGAAGGACTCGCCGCAGTGGCGGTGTACGCCGACCCCGACCGCGACGCGGTGCACGTGCACATGGCAGACGAGGCCTATGCGCTCGGCGGTGCGACCGCGGCGGAGAGCTACCTGAGCATCCCGAAGATCCTCGCCGCTGCTCGGTCCACCGGTGCCGACGCGATCCACCCGGGCTATGGGTTCCTCTCCGAGAACGCAGAGTTCGCTCAGGCCGTGATCGGTGCCGGGCTGACCTGGATCGGCCCCTCGCCCAAGGCGATCGAGACCCTCGGCGACAAGGTCTCGGCGCGGCAGATCGCCGAGAAGGTCGGCGCCCCGCTGGCACCCGGGACCAAGGAGCCGGTCAAGGACGCCAAGGAGGTCATGCGCTTCGCCGAGAAGCAGGGACTGCCGCTGGCCATCAAGGCCGCCTACGGCGGCGGCGGCCGCGGCATCAAGGTCGTCCGCGAGCATGATGAGATCGCCGAGCTCTACGAATCTGCAGTGCGCGAGGCGGTCTCCGCCTTCGGCCGCGGCGAGTGCTTCATCGAACGCTTCCTGGACTCCCCGCGCCACGTGGAGACCCAGTGCCTCGCCGATGAGCATGGCAACGTCGTCGTCGTCTCCACCCGCGACTGCTCGCTGCAGCGCCGCAATCAGAAGCTCGTCGAAGAGGCTCCCGCGCCGTTCCTGAGCAAGGCGCAGACCCGACAGCTCTACCGCTCCTCCAAGGCGATCCTGCGCGAGGCGGGCTACGTCGGCGCGGGGACCTGTGAGTTCCTCATCGGCCAGGACGGCACGATCAGCTTCCTGGAGGTCAACACCCGGCTCCAGGTGGAGCATCCGGTCTCTGAGGAGGTCACCGGCATCGACCTGGTCCGTGAACAGTTCAGGATCGCCCGCGGTGAGCGGCTGGGCTACGAGGATCCGGAGATCCGCGGCCACAGCATCGAGTTCCGCATCAACGGCGAGGACCCGGGCCGGAACTTCATGCCCGCACCCGGAACCCTGGAGACCTTCGACCTTCCCACCGGCCCCGGGGTCCGCGTGGACTCCGGCGTCCGCGCCGGAGAGACCATCTCCGGAGCCTTCGACTCCATGATCGCCAAGGTCATCGTCACCGGCGCCACCCGTGAGCAGGCGCTGCGCCGGTCCCGGCGGGCGCTGAAGGAGATGAAGGTGGAGGGCATGCCCACGGTGCTGCCCTTCCACCGCGCCGTGCTCGAAGATGAGGCCTTCGCCCCGGAACTGGCCGTCGGCTCGCCGTCGAGCGCCGGCACCGGCACGTCCGCCGCTGCGGCAGCCCCTGCTCTGGACCGCTTCGGCCGACGCCGGACAGCTCCGGCAGAGACCTTCGGGGTGCACACCCGCTGGATCGAGACCGAGTTCCACAACACGATCGAGCCTTATAACGCACTGATGGCGCACCCGCCGCATGAGCAGGCCGGTGCCCGCGAATCAGTGGTGCTCGAGGTCAACGGCAAGCGCGTCACGGTGAACCTCCCTGCGGCACTGGCGGCCGGGAAGCTCGGCGGCAAGCCGGCCGGTGCGACCAAGCGGCGCAAGATGCGCAGCTCCGGGGCGGCCGCCGTCTCAGGCGATGACCTGACCTCGCCCATGCAGGGAACCATCGTGAAGGTGGCCGCGAAGGACGGGGCCAAGGTCTCCGAGGGGGACCTGGTGCTGGTGCTCGAGGCGATGAAGATGGAGCAGCCCATCACCGCGCACAAGGCCGGTCGACTCAAAGGGCTGAAGGCGAAGGCCGGCTCCACGGTCAGCGCCGGCGAGGTCGTGGCGAGCATCGTCGACTGA
- a CDS encoding Maf family protein codes for MTRLILGSASTSRARILSQADIGFTVRVSYVDEPAAVAAAQQRDQGEELSPAAEAQLLADLKAAAVVELPGLHAGSAASTTVVLGCDSVFELDGASYGKPYEVDVAIQRWKLMRSRTGVLHTGHTLIDASTGARAQRTVSTQVSFGEPTDAEIQLYAESGEPLHCAGAFTIDGRGSAFVEKVEGDHLSVIGVSPAALRSMLAELGHSITDFWSMPSPAAHH; via the coding sequence ATGACACGACTCATCCTCGGATCGGCCTCCACCAGTCGCGCCCGCATCCTCTCCCAGGCTGACATCGGCTTCACCGTGCGTGTCTCCTACGTCGATGAACCCGCCGCGGTGGCTGCCGCCCAGCAGCGGGATCAGGGCGAGGAGCTCAGCCCGGCCGCCGAGGCACAGCTGTTGGCGGACCTGAAGGCGGCCGCCGTCGTCGAGCTGCCGGGACTGCACGCCGGCTCGGCCGCGAGCACCACGGTGGTGCTCGGCTGTGACTCGGTCTTTGAACTCGACGGCGCCAGCTACGGCAAGCCCTATGAGGTCGACGTCGCAATCCAGCGCTGGAAGCTCATGCGCAGCCGCACCGGGGTCCTGCACACCGGTCACACTCTGATCGACGCCAGCACGGGCGCGCGCGCTCAGCGGACCGTCTCCACGCAGGTGAGCTTCGGCGAGCCCACCGACGCCGAGATCCAGCTCTACGCCGAGTCCGGGGAGCCGCTGCACTGCGCCGGTGCGTTCACCATCGATGGCCGCGGCTCGGCCTTCGTGGAGAAGGTGGAGGGGGACCACCTCTCCGTCATCGGGGTCTCCCCCGCGGCGCTGCGCTCGATGCTCGCCGAGCTCGGCCATTCCATCACCGACTTCTGGTCCATGCCGTCACCGGCGGCACACCACTGA
- a CDS encoding acyl-CoA carboxylase subunit epsilon, translating into MMTDATVNESSVAEPSGETDLSQDEDQTDAQSADLDVSGATLADEELAAVTAVLGTLAAAAEESDNGAGSAGPTDRTLQRRRRLGLWGRPGPDSWKHAAGLR; encoded by the coding sequence ATGATGACCGATGCGACCGTGAACGAGTCAAGCGTGGCAGAGCCGTCCGGGGAGACCGACCTGTCCCAGGACGAGGACCAGACCGATGCGCAGTCCGCGGACCTCGACGTCTCCGGAGCCACGCTGGCGGATGAGGAGCTGGCAGCCGTGACCGCGGTGCTGGGCACCCTCGCTGCCGCGGCGGAGGAATCGGACAACGGCGCCGGCAGCGCCGGGCCCACCGACCGCACGCTGCAGCGACGGCGTCGGCTCGGCCTGTGGGGCAGGCCCGGGCCTGACTCATGGAAGCATGCGGCGGGACTGCGATGA